The following coding sequences lie in one Brevibacterium marinum genomic window:
- a CDS encoding low molecular weight protein-tyrosine-phosphatase, with the protein MRVASVVFVCTGNICRSVTAERVLRHHLEIDGAEAVVDSAGISDEEAGNPIDPQQARVLRAAGYRTDDHVARQITPEWLADRDVAIAMTGRHHRVLQNLIGDLPAEVRPQLRMLRDFDPRVAREERSDELAPDVPDPWAGELKNFEETLETIEVSVPGITDYLHSLAEPTG; encoded by the coding sequence ATGAGGGTGGCATCCGTGGTGTTCGTGTGCACGGGCAATATCTGTCGTTCGGTCACGGCCGAACGCGTGCTCCGGCATCACCTGGAGATCGACGGCGCCGAGGCGGTCGTGGACTCGGCCGGCATCAGCGACGAGGAGGCCGGCAATCCCATCGATCCCCAGCAGGCGCGGGTGCTGCGGGCAGCCGGATACCGCACCGACGATCATGTGGCCCGACAGATCACCCCCGAGTGGCTGGCCGATCGTGACGTGGCGATCGCGATGACCGGCAGGCATCACCGTGTTCTGCAGAACCTCATCGGAGACCTCCCCGCCGAGGTGCGTCCGCAGCTGCGTATGCTGCGCGACTTCGATCCGCGGGTGGCTCGGGAGGAAAGGTCCGACGAGCTGGCACCGGACGTCCCCGACCCGTGGGCGGGGGAATTGAAGAATTTCGAAGAAACTCTTGAGACAATAGAAGTGTCCGTGCCGGGAATCACAGACTATCTGCACTCTCTGGCCGAGCCGACTGGGTGA